From Sporosarcina sp. Te-1, the proteins below share one genomic window:
- the rpoE gene encoding DNA-directed RNA polymerase subunit delta translates to MNLKEMTKEELAEESLIDIAFAILTERREPLTLQQLMDEIRELTGITEAQMQDKLLQFYTDMNIDGRFLAIHDNRWGLREWYPVDQIEEETAPVVKVRKKKKKKAYDDEDEEEEDLVEEEEDELFDEEYDELDDEEDDDDLDEEEDEEDIIEIEEDLIDTDDELEIIPDEELDIDEEELDEEDEEEEELEEDEDL, encoded by the coding sequence TTGAATCTCAAAGAAATGACAAAAGAAGAACTAGCTGAAGAATCATTGATTGACATTGCGTTTGCCATTTTAACAGAACGACGCGAACCATTGACACTTCAGCAGTTAATGGATGAAATCCGCGAATTGACGGGTATAACTGAAGCTCAAATGCAAGACAAGCTCCTGCAATTTTATACGGACATGAATATCGACGGTAGATTCCTTGCCATCCATGATAACCGATGGGGCCTCCGTGAATGGTATCCGGTCGATCAAATCGAAGAAGAAACTGCACCAGTCGTCAAAGTACGCAAGAAGAAAAAGAAGAAAGCATACGATGATGAGGACGAGGAAGAAGAAGACCTCGTGGAAGAAGAAGAAGATGAATTGTTCGATGAAGAATATGATGAACTTGACGATGAAGAAGATGATGACGACTTGGATGAGGAAGAAGACGAGGAAGACATCATTGAGATCGAAGAGGATCTAATCGATACGGACGATGAGTTGGAAATCATTCCGGACGAGGAACTCGACATTGACGAGGAAGAACTCGATGAGGAAGACGAAGAAGAGGAAGAATTAGAAGAGGACGAAGACCTCTAA
- a CDS encoding CTP synthase produces MTKYVFITGGVVSSLGKGINAASLGRLLKNRGLQVTMQKFDPYINIDPTMMSPLQHGEVFVTQDGAETDLDIGHYERFIDIDLNKYSNITMGKVYSNVLQKERNGEYNGATVQVIPHITNEIKTLIKRAGQEMKADVVITEIGGSVGDFESLPYLEAIRQMKTDLGKDDVMYIHNTLIPYLKAAGEMKTKPTQHSVKELRSLGIQPNMIVVRSEYPVPQEMKDKIALFCNIKPEEVIEARDAETLYEVPLRLHEQRMDDIVVEFLGLETKAPEMESLEELVSLVKNLKNKVRVALVGKYVELQDAYISLVEALRHAGYAFDADIDIKWINSEEVTEGNVADLLKDVEGLIVPAGFGERGVDGMIHAVAYARKHNLPFLGIGLGMQLAAVEYARDVMGLGNAHSVEFDAHTKDPIFVIHPDFRGREDESTLRLGGYPCEIKKGTKTYEAYGKDFVEERHRHRYEFNTAYKEQFEKAGMIVSGISPDQRLVEIMELPSHPFFIGCQFHPEYVSRPTRPQPLIRDFVNAALHQNQ; encoded by the coding sequence ATGACAAAATACGTATTTATTACCGGCGGTGTCGTATCTTCGCTTGGTAAAGGAATCAACGCAGCATCTCTCGGACGGCTTCTCAAAAACCGCGGACTACAAGTGACAATGCAAAAATTCGATCCATACATTAACATAGACCCGACGATGATGAGCCCGCTTCAACATGGAGAAGTGTTCGTCACACAAGACGGCGCTGAAACGGATCTCGACATCGGCCATTATGAGCGCTTCATTGACATTGATCTAAACAAGTACTCCAATATTACCATGGGGAAAGTATACTCGAACGTCCTTCAAAAGGAACGGAACGGTGAATACAACGGGGCGACAGTACAAGTCATTCCGCATATCACCAATGAAATTAAGACGCTTATTAAGCGGGCAGGACAGGAAATGAAAGCAGATGTCGTCATTACGGAAATCGGGGGCAGTGTAGGCGATTTCGAATCCTTGCCGTACCTGGAAGCCATCCGTCAGATGAAAACGGATCTTGGCAAAGATGATGTCATGTATATCCACAACACGCTCATCCCGTACTTGAAGGCAGCAGGTGAAATGAAAACGAAGCCGACGCAACATAGCGTTAAGGAACTTCGCAGCCTCGGTATCCAGCCAAACATGATCGTCGTGCGCAGCGAATATCCGGTGCCGCAGGAGATGAAAGACAAAATCGCTCTTTTCTGTAACATCAAACCGGAAGAAGTTATCGAGGCACGCGACGCGGAAACTCTATATGAAGTGCCGCTCCGTTTGCACGAACAACGGATGGATGACATTGTCGTTGAATTCCTTGGACTTGAAACGAAAGCACCTGAAATGGAGAGCCTTGAGGAACTTGTCAGCCTCGTGAAAAACTTGAAGAACAAAGTACGCGTTGCCCTTGTAGGAAAATACGTAGAGCTGCAAGATGCGTATATCTCCCTCGTAGAAGCATTGCGCCACGCGGGCTATGCGTTCGATGCAGACATTGACATCAAATGGATTAATTCTGAAGAAGTGACAGAAGGCAATGTGGCAGACTTGCTGAAGGATGTAGAAGGCTTGATCGTTCCTGCCGGCTTCGGCGAACGCGGTGTGGACGGCATGATCCATGCAGTTGCTTATGCGCGCAAGCATAATTTGCCATTCCTCGGCATCGGCCTTGGCATGCAGTTGGCGGCCGTCGAATATGCCCGCGATGTCATGGGCCTCGGCAATGCACATTCTGTTGAATTTGATGCGCATACGAAAGATCCGATCTTCGTCATCCACCCGGATTTCAGAGGAAGAGAAGACGAAAGCACACTCCGTCTCGGCGGCTATCCTTGTGAAATCAAAAAAGGCACAAAAACATACGAAGCGTATGGCAAAGACTTCGTAGAAGAGCGCCATCGCCACCGGTATGAATTCAACACTGCATATAAAGAGCAATTTGAGAAAGCGGGCATGATTGTATCCGGAATCAGCCCTGATCAGCGGCTCGTCGAAATTATGGAACTGCCAAGCCACCCATTCTTCATCGGCTGCCAATTCCATCCTGAATACGTATCACGTCCGACACGTCCGCAACCGCTCATTCGCGATTTTGTCAACGCTGCGCTTCACCAAAATCAATAA
- a CDS encoding DUF2529 family protein has product MVKILTTQVGGLLQRIGTAGEEPIEETARLLAQAAIGEGRVIFAVFDEMEAVLLSAQFGAEPFQGAIRYEDNMDISSADRVWILARSAQDDRALALARHLAEQFIPFAATAGEKAGEQNELSDLAYTYIPTGLTKGLLPGPTGERIVQPHALAALFIYEAVKMAYDEMVMDKD; this is encoded by the coding sequence ATTGTGAAAATATTGACGACCCAAGTCGGTGGATTATTACAACGCATCGGGACAGCTGGCGAGGAGCCCATCGAGGAGACTGCACGCCTACTTGCCCAAGCGGCCATCGGAGAAGGACGTGTCATTTTTGCTGTTTTTGATGAAATGGAAGCGGTATTACTTTCTGCCCAATTCGGAGCAGAACCGTTTCAGGGGGCAATTCGTTACGAAGACAATATGGACATCAGTTCAGCTGATCGCGTCTGGATTCTTGCGAGATCGGCGCAAGATGATCGCGCCTTAGCACTCGCCCGGCATCTGGCGGAACAGTTTATTCCTTTTGCAGCTACGGCCGGCGAGAAAGCTGGCGAGCAAAATGAACTTTCCGATTTGGCTTATACGTATATTCCAACAGGTTTAACAAAAGGACTATTGCCCGGCCCGACTGGTGAACGTATCGTCCAGCCGCATGCTTTGGCAGCGTTGTTCATATATGAAGCTGTGAAAATGGCCTATGACGAAATGGTAATGGACAAAGATTGA
- a CDS encoding response regulator: MRSLLIVDDQTGIRLLLEEVFKREGFNTRLAANGTEALQSVEENKPDCVLLDMKMPGMDGIEVLKRIKKGWPDVPVIMMTAYGEIELTENAIDIGAAQYFTKPFNIYEVRDAVIGMFEQD, encoded by the coding sequence GTGAGAAGTTTGTTAATCGTCGATGACCAAACCGGAATCCGACTATTACTCGAAGAAGTTTTTAAACGGGAGGGCTTTAATACGCGGCTTGCAGCAAATGGGACAGAGGCACTTCAATCCGTAGAAGAGAACAAACCGGATTGTGTTTTATTGGACATGAAAATGCCTGGCATGGACGGAATTGAAGTGTTGAAAAGGATCAAAAAGGGATGGCCGGACGTACCGGTGATTATGATGACAGCGTATGGGGAAATTGAACTGACGGAAAATGCCATTGACATTGGAGCAGCACAGTATTTTACCAAGCCCTTCAATATTTACGAAGTACGCGATGCCGTGATCGGAATGTTTGAGCAGGATTGA
- a CDS encoding class II fructose-bisphosphate aldolase, with protein sequence MALVSMKEMMIKGKKEGYAIGQFNLNNLEYTQAILQAAEEEKSPVILGVSEGAGRYMGGFTTVVNMVKGLMHDYNITVPVAIHLDHGSSFEKCKEAIDAGFTSVMIDASSKSLEENIAITKQVVEYAHAKGVSVEAELGVVGGQEDDVVASGVIYADPAECKQLVDATGIDCLAPALGSVHGPYKGEPNLGFKEMEEISGQSDLPLVLHGGTGIPTKDIQRAISLGTAKINVNTENQIEGTKAVREVLNADSDVYDPRKYLAPMRDVIKKTVIGKMREFGSSQKA encoded by the coding sequence ATGGCACTCGTTTCAATGAAGGAAATGATGATCAAAGGAAAAAAAGAAGGGTACGCAATCGGTCAGTTCAATTTAAACAATCTTGAATATACGCAGGCGATCCTTCAAGCGGCAGAAGAGGAAAAATCTCCTGTTATCCTGGGAGTCTCCGAAGGTGCCGGCCGTTACATGGGTGGCTTCACGACTGTCGTCAACATGGTGAAAGGCTTGATGCATGATTATAATATCACTGTGCCGGTCGCTATCCACCTTGACCACGGTTCCAGCTTTGAAAAATGCAAAGAGGCAATCGATGCAGGGTTCACTTCCGTCATGATCGATGCTTCCTCGAAATCTTTGGAAGAAAATATAGCAATTACGAAGCAAGTCGTAGAATACGCCCATGCAAAAGGCGTGTCCGTTGAAGCGGAATTGGGCGTCGTTGGCGGCCAGGAAGATGATGTGGTAGCGTCTGGCGTCATCTATGCAGACCCGGCGGAATGCAAGCAGCTTGTGGACGCGACAGGCATCGACTGCCTAGCTCCGGCTCTTGGATCCGTACATGGACCATATAAAGGAGAACCAAATCTTGGCTTCAAGGAGATGGAGGAAATCTCAGGTCAATCCGATTTGCCGCTCGTTCTGCATGGCGGAACAGGCATTCCGACAAAAGATATCCAACGCGCCATCTCACTCGGTACGGCGAAAATCAACGTCAATACAGAAAATCAAATTGAGGGCACAAAAGCGGTTCGCGAAGTATTGAATGCTGATTCTGACGTCTATGATCCACGGAAGTATTTGGCACCTATGCGAGATGTCATTAAAAAGACGGTTATTGGCAAAATGCGTGAATTCGGAAGCTCGCAAAAAGCATAA
- the fsa gene encoding fructose-6-phosphate aldolase — MKFFIDTANFEEIKEAHSWGILSGVTTNPSLVAKENVSFHDRLREITALVPGSVSAEVISLDAEGMIKEGRELAKIAPNITVKLPMTPEGLKACSVFSKEGIKTNVTLIFSANQALLAARAGATYVSPFLGRLDDIGQEGIQLISTIADIFTIHNIDTEIIAASIRGPQHITDAALAGAHIATTPFKVLQQLFHHPLTDKGIEQFLKDWEARGHK, encoded by the coding sequence ATGAAGTTTTTTATCGATACAGCGAATTTTGAAGAGATTAAGGAAGCACACAGTTGGGGCATTCTATCGGGAGTGACGACCAACCCTTCACTAGTAGCCAAGGAGAATGTTTCATTTCATGATCGGCTTCGTGAAATTACAGCACTTGTACCTGGGTCCGTCAGTGCCGAAGTCATCTCCCTCGATGCAGAAGGAATGATCAAGGAAGGCCGGGAGCTTGCAAAAATCGCACCGAATATTACTGTGAAATTGCCAATGACGCCGGAAGGATTGAAAGCTTGTTCCGTGTTTTCGAAAGAAGGCATTAAAACAAATGTCACCCTCATTTTTAGTGCCAATCAAGCACTTTTGGCTGCACGGGCAGGAGCTACATACGTATCGCCATTCCTCGGCAGACTCGATGATATTGGGCAGGAAGGGATCCAGCTGATCAGCACGATCGCGGACATCTTCACGATTCACAATATCGATACGGAAATCATCGCGGCATCCATTCGCGGACCGCAACATATCACAGATGCAGCACTCGCTGGTGCTCACATCGCAACGACGCCGTTCAAAGTGCTGCAGCAATTATTCCACCATCCATTAACGGATAAAGGGATCGAACAGTTTCTAAAGGATTGGGAAGCTAGAGGACACAAGTGA
- a CDS encoding UDP-N-acetylglucosamine 1-carboxyvinyltransferase, whose protein sequence is MDVYKIKGGKPLRGKIKVSGAKNSAVALIPASILASSPVTIEGLPEISDVFTLQTLLEDIGGHVEFSGGQMVIDPREMVAMPMPNGNVKKLRASYYLMGAMLGRFKHAAIGLPGGCHLGPRPIDQHIKGFEALGAKVTNEHGAIYLRADELRGAKIYLDVVSVGATINIMLAAVLAKGRTVIENAAKEPEIIDVATLLSNMGAKIKGAGTNVIRIDGVEQLNGTKHTIIPDRIEAGTFMIMAAAVGDGITIDNVIPLHVEALTAKLREMGVEVEEKEEQIFIPKTANLQAVDVKTLVYPGFPTDLQQPFSVLLSQATGSSVITDTIYSARFKQIDELRRMSADSRVEGQSVILSGPTELEAATVRASDLRAGAALVIAGLLANGETEIQEIQHIERGYSTLIDKLQGIGADIWKETVPEKAVVQE, encoded by the coding sequence ATGGACGTTTACAAAATCAAAGGCGGGAAGCCTTTACGTGGTAAGATAAAGGTCAGTGGAGCTAAAAATAGCGCGGTCGCCCTGATTCCGGCTTCCATCCTGGCATCTTCTCCTGTAACAATTGAAGGACTGCCTGAAATCTCGGATGTTTTCACATTGCAAACACTCCTGGAGGATATTGGTGGACATGTTGAATTTAGCGGCGGCCAAATGGTGATTGATCCAAGGGAAATGGTTGCCATGCCGATGCCGAATGGGAACGTCAAAAAACTTCGCGCTTCCTATTATTTGATGGGCGCTATGCTCGGCCGGTTCAAACATGCAGCAATCGGCCTGCCGGGCGGCTGCCATTTGGGCCCTCGCCCAATCGATCAACATATTAAAGGCTTTGAAGCGCTCGGTGCAAAAGTGACGAATGAACACGGGGCCATTTACTTGCGTGCTGATGAACTGCGCGGCGCCAAGATTTATCTGGATGTTGTCAGCGTCGGAGCAACGATCAATATCATGCTGGCGGCTGTCCTGGCTAAAGGGCGCACCGTCATTGAAAACGCGGCAAAGGAACCGGAAATCATCGACGTTGCGACGTTGCTATCCAATATGGGCGCCAAGATCAAAGGAGCAGGTACAAACGTTATCCGGATTGATGGTGTGGAACAATTGAATGGGACGAAACATACAATTATTCCAGACCGTATTGAGGCCGGGACGTTTATGATCATGGCAGCTGCTGTCGGGGACGGGATTACCATTGATAACGTCATCCCGTTACATGTGGAAGCATTGACGGCAAAATTACGTGAAATGGGCGTCGAAGTCGAGGAGAAGGAAGAACAGATTTTTATTCCAAAAACGGCGAATCTCCAAGCGGTCGACGTCAAGACGCTTGTCTATCCAGGGTTTCCGACCGATCTCCAGCAGCCGTTTTCCGTTCTGTTATCTCAAGCGACCGGCTCGTCTGTCATTACCGATACGATCTATTCGGCCCGCTTCAAGCAGATTGATGAATTGCGCCGTATGAGTGCGGACAGCCGGGTGGAAGGCCAATCGGTCATCTTATCCGGACCGACTGAGCTCGAGGCGGCGACAGTCCGGGCTTCTGATTTGCGCGCAGGAGCTGCTCTCGTCATTGCGGGGCTCCTGGCAAACGGTGAAACAGAAATCCAGGAAATCCAGCATATCGAACGCGGCTATAGTACGCTGATCGACAAACTGCAGGGCATCGGGGCGGATATTTGGAAGGAAACCGTTCCTGAAAAGGCTGTCGTGCAGGAATAA
- the glpX gene encoding class II fructose-bisphosphatase: MERSLSMELVRVTEAAAVSASRWMGRGLKNEADDAATTAMRTVFDTIPMQGVVVIGEGEMDEAPMLYIGEELGMGHGPAVDVAVDPLEGTNIVASGGWNALAVIAIADRGNLLHAPDMYMNKIAVGPESVGKVDIDASVTDNLRAVAKAKNKDIEDVVATILHRDRHSKIVEEIRAAGARIKLINDGDVAAAINTAFDDTGVDILFGLGGAPEGVIAAVGLKCLGGEIQGRLVPTSDAEVERCKKMGIDINQVLRMEDLVKGDDAIFAATGVTDGELLRGVRFTGGYSETHSLVMRSKSGTIRFVEGRHSMKKKPKLVL; the protein is encoded by the coding sequence ATGGAACGCAGTTTATCGATGGAATTAGTACGTGTAACAGAGGCGGCGGCAGTATCAGCTTCCCGCTGGATGGGACGCGGGTTAAAAAATGAAGCGGATGATGCCGCAACAACCGCGATGCGCACTGTGTTCGATACGATACCGATGCAAGGAGTCGTTGTCATCGGTGAAGGGGAAATGGACGAAGCACCGATGCTTTATATCGGTGAAGAACTAGGAATGGGCCACGGTCCAGCAGTGGATGTCGCAGTTGACCCGCTTGAAGGGACCAACATCGTGGCTTCTGGCGGATGGAATGCACTTGCAGTTATTGCTATTGCGGACCGAGGCAATCTATTGCATGCGCCGGATATGTATATGAATAAAATCGCGGTCGGCCCGGAATCGGTCGGTAAAGTGGATATTGACGCATCTGTCACAGACAATTTACGTGCAGTCGCGAAGGCAAAAAACAAAGATATTGAAGACGTGGTGGCCACCATCCTTCATCGGGACCGCCACTCGAAGATCGTGGAGGAAATCCGTGCTGCGGGCGCAAGAATCAAACTCATCAACGATGGGGATGTCGCAGCAGCAATTAATACTGCATTCGATGATACAGGCGTTGACATCTTGTTCGGCTTGGGCGGTGCACCGGAAGGCGTCATCGCAGCGGTCGGCTTGAAATGTCTTGGCGGAGAAATTCAAGGACGCCTCGTGCCAACCAGCGATGCAGAAGTAGAACGATGCAAGAAAATGGGCATCGACATTAACCAAGTGCTTCGAATGGAAGACCTCGTAAAAGGGGATGACGCCATTTTCGCAGCAACTGGTGTCACGGATGGAGAATTGCTTCGCGGTGTCCGCTTCACTGGCGGATATAGTGAAACGCATTCGCTTGTCATGCGTTCTAAATCAGGAACCATCCGATTCGTCGAAGGACGCCATAGCATGAAGAAGAAACCAAAACTGGTGCTTTGA
- the rho gene encoding transcription termination factor Rho: MTVMTIAELENMTLKELYSLARQYKITYYGKLTKKELIFAILKTRAEQEGFFFMEGVLEIIQSEGYGFLRPINYSPSSEDIYISASQIRRFDLRNGDKVTGKVRPPKENERYYGLLQVEAVNGEDPEVARERVHFPALTPLYPDRHIKLETTPNKLSTRIMDLVSPVGFGQRGLIVAPPKAGKTMLLKEIANAITTNHPDAELIVLLIDERPEEVTDIERSVKADVVSSTFDEVPENHVKVAELVLERAMRLVEHKRDVVILMDSITRLARAYNLVIPPSGRTLSGGIDPAAFHRPKRFFGAARNLEEGGSLTILATALIDTGSRMDEVIYEEFKGTGNMELHLDRSLAERRVFPALDIRRSGTRKEELLIPSDQLEKLWAIRKTFSDAPDFAERFMKKLRQTNSNGEFFDKLNDEMKARGGKGLI; the protein is encoded by the coding sequence ATGACAGTAATGACAATCGCCGAATTGGAGAATATGACCCTGAAAGAGTTGTATTCCTTGGCCAGGCAGTACAAGATCACGTATTATGGCAAGCTGACGAAAAAAGAGCTCATTTTTGCTATTTTGAAGACAAGAGCCGAACAAGAGGGCTTTTTCTTCATGGAAGGTGTCCTGGAAATCATCCAATCAGAAGGATATGGTTTCTTGCGTCCGATTAACTATTCTCCGAGTTCGGAAGATATTTATATCTCAGCTTCCCAAATTCGTAGATTTGATCTTCGGAATGGAGATAAAGTAACAGGGAAAGTCCGTCCGCCGAAAGAAAATGAACGGTATTATGGCCTTCTCCAAGTTGAAGCGGTCAATGGGGAAGACCCGGAAGTCGCGCGGGAGCGTGTCCACTTCCCGGCTCTTACGCCTTTATATCCCGATCGTCATATTAAACTAGAAACAACGCCGAACAAATTATCAACCCGTATTATGGACCTTGTCTCCCCAGTCGGTTTCGGCCAGCGGGGATTGATTGTGGCGCCGCCGAAAGCCGGAAAGACGATGCTTTTGAAGGAAATCGCCAACGCCATCACCACGAACCACCCGGACGCAGAATTGATTGTGCTGTTAATCGATGAACGTCCGGAAGAGGTAACGGACATCGAACGGTCCGTCAAAGCAGATGTCGTCAGCTCGACATTTGATGAAGTACCGGAAAACCACGTCAAAGTGGCAGAACTCGTGCTGGAACGGGCGATGCGCCTCGTGGAACATAAACGTGACGTCGTAATCTTAATGGATTCCATTACGCGTCTGGCGAGGGCGTATAACCTTGTCATTCCGCCAAGCGGCCGTACACTCTCCGGAGGGATCGACCCGGCAGCGTTCCACCGTCCGAAACGATTTTTCGGGGCTGCCCGGAACTTGGAGGAAGGCGGCAGTTTAACTATTTTGGCTACCGCTTTAATTGACACAGGATCCCGTATGGACGAAGTCATTTATGAGGAATTCAAAGGGACGGGCAACATGGAGCTTCATCTGGACAGAAGCCTTGCCGAACGCCGGGTTTTCCCGGCACTCGATATCCGCCGTTCTGGAACGCGGAAAGAGGAACTGCTCATCCCGTCCGACCAATTGGAAAAACTTTGGGCCATCCGCAAGACATTTTCCGATGCGCCTGACTTCGCAGAACGCTTCATGAAGAAACTTCGCCAGACCAATTCAAATGGGGAGTTTTTCGACAAGCTTAACGACGAAATGAAAGCCCGAGGCGGCAAAGGACTAATATAA
- a CDS encoding NupC/NupG family nucleoside CNT transporter, whose protein sequence is MKLILFIAALIIIFFLAYIVSNQRSKIKMKPIFIMVALQLIFAFLLLNTGVGLVIIKGISGLFDHLLSYAAEGVNFVFGGMANVDESPFFMNVLLPIVFVSVLIGIAQYLRILPFIIRYLGLALSKVNGLGKLESFNAVASAVFGQSEVFISIKKQLHHLPEHRLYTLCTSAMSTVSASILGAYMTMIEPKYVVTALVLNLFGGFIIANIINPYEVRDEDDLFENQEETKQSFFEMLGEYIMDGFKVAIIVGAMLIGFVALIAMVNNIFEIAFGISFQVALGYVFAPFAFIVGIPAADIVQAGTIMATKLLTNEFVAMTDLGNLTSSLSGRSVGIISVFLVSFANFSSIGIISGAVKGLNEEKGNTVAKFGLKLLYGATLVSLLTAAITGMMLR, encoded by the coding sequence TTGAAACTAATCCTGTTTATAGCGGCTCTCATTATCATTTTCTTCCTTGCGTACATCGTAAGCAATCAACGAAGCAAGATTAAAATGAAGCCGATTTTTATCATGGTTGCCTTGCAGCTTATCTTTGCTTTCCTTCTGTTAAATACGGGAGTCGGGCTCGTTATCATTAAAGGGATATCGGGACTGTTTGATCATCTTCTTTCCTATGCGGCAGAGGGTGTCAATTTTGTATTTGGCGGGATGGCGAACGTAGATGAGAGCCCGTTCTTCATGAATGTTCTGCTGCCGATCGTTTTCGTCTCTGTTTTGATTGGGATTGCCCAGTATTTGAGGATTTTACCGTTTATTATTCGGTACCTCGGCCTGGCATTAAGTAAAGTAAACGGGTTAGGAAAACTAGAATCGTTTAATGCGGTGGCTTCTGCAGTGTTCGGACAGTCGGAAGTTTTCATTTCCATCAAGAAGCAGCTCCATCACCTTCCCGAACATCGTCTGTATACATTATGCACTTCCGCCATGTCGACTGTCTCAGCATCCATATTAGGTGCGTATATGACGATGATCGAACCGAAATATGTCGTGACAGCACTCGTCTTGAATTTGTTCGGTGGATTTATTATTGCAAATATCATCAATCCATATGAAGTGAGGGACGAAGACGATCTGTTTGAAAACCAAGAAGAAACGAAACAGTCGTTTTTTGAGATGCTTGGGGAATATATAATGGATGGCTTTAAAGTTGCGATAATTGTAGGAGCCATGCTAATCGGCTTCGTCGCTTTGATTGCGATGGTAAACAATATTTTCGAAATTGCATTTGGCATCAGCTTCCAAGTCGCCCTCGGCTATGTGTTTGCGCCGTTTGCATTCATTGTGGGAATACCGGCTGCGGACATAGTCCAAGCGGGAACAATTATGGCGACAAAGCTGTTGACGAACGAATTTGTGGCAATGACTGATCTTGGAAATCTGACATCTTCCTTGTCTGGCCGGTCTGTAGGCATCATATCGGTCTTCCTCGTATCCTTTGCGAATTTCTCTTCCATCGGCATCATTTCCGGTGCTGTCAAAGGGTTGAATGAAGAAAAGGGGAATACGGTAGCGAAATTCGGCCTCAAATTGCTATATGGGGCAACGTTGGTTAGCCTGTTAACCGCCGCCATAACGGGGATGATGTTGCGCTAA
- the rpmE gene encoding 50S ribosomal protein L31 gives MRAGIHPNYKLAKVTCSCGNTFETGSVKEDIRVEVCSECHPFYTGRQKFAAADGRVDRFNKKYGIKEEGQ, from the coding sequence ATGAGAGCAGGAATTCATCCAAATTACAAACTTGCAAAAGTAACTTGTTCATGTGGTAACACATTTGAAACAGGTTCTGTAAAAGAAGACATCCGTGTCGAAGTTTGTTCAGAATGCCACCCATTCTACACTGGACGCCAAAAATTCGCTGCAGCGGACGGCCGTGTCGACCGCTTCAACAAGAAATATGGCATCAAAGAAGAAGGCCAATAA
- a CDS encoding thymidine kinase — protein MYVTMQGGWIEVICGSMFSGKSEELIRRVRRAQFAKQKIAVFKPAIDDRYSEEAVVSHNGTTVIATPVSHSFEIKEYISEDLDVIAIDEAQFFDEEIVDIVTELADEGFRVIVAGLDQDFRGEPFGPMPRLMAIAENVTKLQAVCTVCGSPASRTQRLINGKPAGYDDPIILVGASEAYEARCRKHHEVPSGITAAKQLIE, from the coding sequence ATGTACGTAACAATGCAAGGCGGTTGGATAGAAGTGATTTGTGGCAGCATGTTCTCGGGAAAATCGGAAGAATTGATCCGGCGCGTACGACGGGCGCAATTTGCAAAGCAGAAGATCGCAGTCTTCAAACCGGCCATCGATGACCGTTATAGTGAAGAGGCCGTCGTTAGCCATAATGGGACAACCGTAATCGCCACACCTGTCTCCCATTCATTTGAAATAAAAGAATATATTTCTGAAGACTTGGACGTCATCGCAATTGACGAAGCTCAATTCTTTGATGAAGAAATCGTAGATATCGTCACTGAACTGGCAGACGAAGGGTTCCGCGTCATTGTGGCCGGACTAGACCAAGATTTTCGCGGCGAACCGTTCGGCCCTATGCCCCGGCTGATGGCCATCGCCGAAAATGTGACGAAACTGCAAGCTGTATGCACTGTGTGCGGATCCCCGGCAAGCCGGACCCAACGGCTCATCAACGGCAAACCGGCGGGCTACGACGATCCCATCATCCTCGTCGGTGCATCCGAAGCATACGAAGCAAGATGCCGGAAACACCACGAAGTCCCAAGCGGCATAACCGCTGCAAAACAGTTAATCGAATAG